CCGCCTGAAGGGAGCCCGCGGACCCGATGAAGACCTTCACCGCCGCGCTCGTCCAGATCGAGGTCGAGGCCGACGTCGAGTCGAATCTGCGGCGTCTCGAGGCGGGGCTCCGCGACGCGGCCGCGCGCGGAGCGGCGCTCGTCTGCGGTCCGGAGTTCTTCCTCTGTCCCGTCGACCCGTCGGAACTCTCCCGACGCGCTACCGCAGTCCCCGGCCCCCTCACCGAGCGACTCGGCGAGATGGCCCGCCGTTACGCCGTTCACTTCGTCCCCGGCACCATCCCCGAGCGGCGGGAGGACGGGCACCCGTTCAACACCCTTGTCGCCTTCGGCCCCGACGGGGCGCTGATCGGATCGTACCGGAAACGCCACCTCTTCCGCGCGGCGGTACCCGGGGCATTCTCGCACGACGAAGGGGAGTACCTCTCCGCGGGCGAACGACCCGCCGGCCTCATCGACACGCCGTTCGCCCGCCTTGGGACGGGCATCTGCTACGATCTGCGGTTCCCCGAGCAGTTCCTGCGCCTCTCCCTCGCCGGCGCGGAGGTCCTTGTCGTCCCGTCGGCGTTCA
This is a stretch of genomic DNA from Chlamydiota bacterium. It encodes these proteins:
- a CDS encoding carbon-nitrogen hydrolase family protein, producing the protein MKTFTAALVQIEVEADVESNLRRLEAGLRDAAARGAALVCGPEFFLCPVDPSELSRRATAVPGPLTERLGEMARRYAVHFVPGTIPERREDGHPFNTLVAFGPDGALIGSYRKRHLFRAAVPGAFSHDEGEYLSAGERPAGLIDTPFARLGTGICYDLRFPEQFLRLSLAGAEVLVVPSAFTRLTGQAHWSVLCRARAIETGCFLLAPDQAGSPPAGPPRYGRSAIVGPWGEVLAMAGEGDEVIFAALPAEALAEARARLRSVAGRVRGDSVPAP